Proteins encoded by one window of Acetivibrio thermocellus ATCC 27405:
- the pseI gene encoding pseudaminic acid synthase — protein MQSRRIKIGNREIGEGCPCYIIAEMSANHAGDLGKAIEIIHAAKEAGADCIKIQTYTPDTMTINCDKKYFHINDGTWKGENLYGLYQKANTPWEWHARLKEEAQKAGIDFFSTPFDKSAVDFLEDLGVEFYKIASFEVVDIPLIKYIASKKKPIIMSTGMATLGEIEEAVETIRSQGNDNFCLLKCSSAYPAVPEQMNLKTIAHLKETFNVPVGLSDHSLGSVSAVVAVAMGASIIEKHFCLSREIKSPDSSFSMEPDEFKKMVEDIRAAEKSIGKVSYSISENEAVSRSHRRSIFVVKDIKKGEAFTEENIRIIRPADGLEPKYFEQVLNRRASQDIERGTPLKWTMIS, from the coding sequence ATGCAGAGCAGAAGAATTAAAATAGGGAATCGGGAAATTGGTGAAGGATGTCCCTGTTATATTATTGCGGAAATGTCTGCGAACCATGCAGGAGATTTAGGCAAAGCAATCGAAATAATACATGCGGCGAAAGAAGCCGGGGCGGATTGCATAAAAATACAGACTTATACACCGGATACCATGACCATAAACTGTGATAAAAAATATTTTCATATAAATGACGGAACCTGGAAAGGTGAAAATTTATACGGTTTGTACCAGAAGGCAAATACTCCGTGGGAATGGCACGCACGGCTCAAAGAAGAAGCCCAAAAAGCAGGAATTGATTTTTTTTCAACTCCGTTTGACAAATCGGCTGTGGATTTTTTGGAGGATTTGGGAGTTGAATTTTATAAAATAGCTTCTTTTGAGGTTGTAGATATTCCCTTGATAAAATATATTGCATCAAAGAAAAAACCTATTATTATGTCAACAGGTATGGCAACTTTGGGTGAAATTGAAGAAGCGGTGGAAACCATTAGGTCACAGGGTAATGACAACTTCTGCCTTTTAAAATGTTCCAGTGCTTATCCGGCCGTTCCGGAACAAATGAATTTGAAAACCATAGCTCATTTGAAAGAGACATTTAATGTTCCCGTGGGATTGTCGGATCATTCTTTGGGTTCGGTTTCTGCAGTTGTGGCGGTTGCCATGGGGGCAAGCATTATTGAAAAGCATTTTTGTCTGAGCAGGGAAATTAAAAGTCCCGATTCGTCCTTTTCAATGGAACCGGATGAATTCAAAAAGATGGTCGAAGATATAAGAGCTGCGGAAAAGTCAATAGGGAAGGTAAGCTACAGTATTTCAGAAAATGAAGCCGTAAGCCGCAGTCACAGAAGATCGATTTTTGTTGTGAAAGATATAAAAAAGGGTGAAGCTTTTACAGAAGAGAACATAAGGATAATAAGACCGGCAGACGGTTTGGAGCCAAAATACTTTGAGCAGGTTTTAAACCGGAGGGCGTCGCAGGATATTGAGAGGGGGACACCGCTGAAGTGGACAATGATAAGCTGA
- the pseC gene encoding UDP-4-amino-4,6-dideoxy-N-acetyl-beta-L-altrosamine transaminase has translation MEKSAEQKFIPYGCQWIEEDDINAVVEVLRGDYLTTGPKVKEFEENLARYTGAKYAVAVSNGTAALHAACFAAGIKEGDEVITTPITFAASANCLLYMGAKPVFADIDPDTYNIDPKEIRARITEKTKAIIPVHFTGQPCDMDEILKIAEEYNLLVIEDGAHALGAEYKGRKIGSLGDMTTFSFHPVKHITTGEGGAIVTNSEELYKKLTLFRTHGITRETGDLLENHGPWYYEQQYLGYNYRMTDIQAALGISQLKKSDKFLQLRRDYAKLYTEAFKSVDEVVVPYQLDGTDSSWHLYILKLKTERLNCDRKKIFEELKERRIGVNVHYIPVYYHPFYRKLGYKKGLCPNAEDFYERIITLPLFPKMEKEDILYVISNVKDVIQKHII, from the coding sequence ATGGAGAAAAGTGCGGAGCAGAAATTCATACCTTACGGGTGCCAATGGATTGAGGAAGATGATATTAATGCCGTGGTTGAGGTATTAAGAGGAGATTATCTGACCACGGGCCCCAAAGTAAAGGAATTTGAAGAAAATCTGGCACGGTATACCGGTGCAAAGTATGCTGTTGCCGTGTCCAACGGTACTGCGGCACTTCATGCGGCATGTTTTGCCGCCGGAATAAAAGAGGGGGACGAAGTAATCACAACTCCCATTACTTTTGCCGCTTCTGCCAACTGCTTGCTGTATATGGGGGCAAAGCCCGTTTTTGCCGATATTGATCCTGATACATACAACATTGATCCGAAAGAAATCAGGGCCAGGATTACCGAAAAAACCAAGGCAATAATACCGGTGCATTTTACCGGCCAGCCCTGTGATATGGATGAAATATTGAAAATTGCAGAAGAATACAATCTTTTGGTGATAGAGGACGGAGCCCATGCCCTCGGAGCGGAATATAAAGGCAGAAAAATCGGAAGTCTTGGAGATATGACCACCTTTAGTTTTCATCCGGTAAAGCATATTACGACCGGTGAAGGCGGCGCAATTGTGACAAACAGCGAAGAATTGTATAAAAAACTCACTCTTTTCAGGACGCATGGAATAACGAGGGAAACGGGAGATTTATTGGAGAACCATGGCCCGTGGTATTATGAGCAGCAGTATTTGGGCTATAATTACAGAATGACCGATATTCAGGCTGCATTGGGCATAAGTCAGCTAAAAAAATCCGATAAATTCCTGCAATTAAGAAGAGATTATGCAAAGCTCTACACTGAAGCTTTTAAGTCCGTTGATGAGGTGGTTGTGCCGTACCAGCTTGACGGTACAGACTCCTCATGGCATTTGTATATCTTAAAGTTGAAAACGGAAAGGCTTAATTGTGACAGAAAGAAGATATTTGAGGAGCTTAAGGAAAGACGGATAGGAGTAAATGTCCACTACATTCCTGTGTATTACCATCCGTTTTACAGAAAACTGGGATATAAAAAAGGTTTGTGTCCTAATGCTGAAGATTTTTATGAAAGAATAATAACCCTTCCGCTGTTTCCTAAGATGGAAAAGGAAGATATTCTGTATGTAATTTCCAATGTTAAGGACGTAATTCAAAAACATATCATATAG
- a CDS encoding VOC family protein has protein sequence MKIHHVGYAVKNMETSIEEFLKIGYKKRGETVADEARKVLIQFMELGDYCIELVAPMDADSPVNSIITKSGNTPYHICYSVDNIDEAIKKLKTEGYILMESPSGAVAIDFCKVAFLYNRDVGIIELVEESTQCGAR, from the coding sequence ATGAAAATACATCATGTGGGATATGCGGTCAAAAATATGGAAACTTCCATTGAAGAGTTTCTTAAAATCGGATACAAAAAGCGCGGAGAAACTGTGGCTGACGAAGCAAGAAAGGTTTTAATTCAATTTATGGAACTTGGGGATTATTGCATAGAACTGGTTGCTCCAATGGATGCGGATTCCCCGGTAAACAGCATTATTACAAAGTCAGGCAATACTCCGTATCATATATGTTATAGCGTGGATAATATTGATGAGGCAATAAAAAAACTGAAAACAGAGGGTTATATCCTGATGGAAAGTCCTTCCGGTGCGGTTGCCATTGATTTTTGCAAAGTTGCTTTCCTTTACAACAGGGATGTAGGGATAATTGAATTGGTGGAAGAAAGTACACAATGCGGTGCACGGTAA
- a CDS encoding formyltransferase family protein: MNIIIATTKSWNIKNAQKFKKENESKYNTTIITNKDELTFEKVKLINPEYILFPHWSWIIPKEIFENFTCVVFHMTDLPFGRGGSPLQNLIERGIKKTKISAIKVDGGIDTGDIFFKRDLDLYGTAEEIFMRASKIIFNDMIPELLTKRPVPQKQEGEATVFQRRKPEQSEISPDFDLEKIYDYIRMLDGEGYPRAFIKYGKYRLEFSRASMKNGKIIADVEIIEGDENE, encoded by the coding sequence ATGAACATAATTATTGCCACCACAAAGTCATGGAACATAAAAAATGCGCAAAAGTTTAAAAAAGAAAACGAGTCAAAGTACAATACAACTATAATTACGAATAAGGATGAACTTACTTTTGAAAAAGTAAAGCTTATTAACCCTGAGTATATTCTGTTTCCCCATTGGTCATGGATTATTCCGAAGGAGATATTTGAAAACTTTACGTGTGTGGTTTTCCATATGACGGACCTGCCTTTCGGAAGGGGAGGAAGCCCACTTCAGAATCTTATTGAAAGGGGAATCAAGAAAACAAAGATATCTGCCATAAAAGTGGACGGCGGAATAGATACCGGAGATATATTCTTTAAAAGGGATTTGGACCTTTACGGTACGGCAGAAGAGATTTTTATGCGGGCGTCTAAAATAATATTTAACGACATGATTCCGGAACTTCTCACAAAAAGACCCGTACCGCAAAAGCAGGAGGGTGAAGCCACGGTATTTCAGAGAAGAAAACCGGAGCAAAGCGAAATAAGCCCGGATTTTGATTTGGAGAAAATATATGATTATATCAGAATGCTGGACGGAGAAGGATATCCCAGGGCATTTATTAAATACGGAAAGTACAGGCTGGAATTTTCAAGAGCATCCATGAAAAACGGAAAAATTATTGCGGACGTGGAAATAATAGAGGGTGACGAAAATGAGTAA
- a CDS encoding HAD-IIIC family phosphatase encodes MKLSLLSNVNLDSLISRLSKQYDVYKTEGYGTWIQEIINPDSGLYSFGPDMVFIVLDGEEMLRGQSESNEIIDVNINYIEEAVKNNPNITFFVSNIDLWTAKIESAKSGSKERRLEFLWEDSLFLLCEKYKNLYVFDIKSIVEDKGREQFYSKKLWYLGGIKYSMKAEKLLEQYINRCVASFKGKRKKCLVLDLDNTLWGGVVGEAGIEGIELSDYKEGARYKDFQRKLKEIKDLGIILAVVSKNNFDDAIKVIREHKHMVLKEEDFVALKINWDLKSQNIRDLSEELNIGLDSMVFIDDNPVERESVKRELPEVVVPDFPQDSSELVDFATELYNNYFYTLDTTYEDTVKTEIYRQNMKRRDAQKSSASYEDFLRSLETRIEIRRINAENVQRAAQLTQKTNQFNLTTKRYSEQELLALINDQGFEGFVAYVSDKFGDNGMVSVVITRRKSDSEVELDTFLLSCRVMGRFIEDRIIGFIEDLYKKAGYKKFITYYRPTEKNAPVKDLFERLGYTLLDVDPEGNKKYVLDFERLSECSRKEFGELIAL; translated from the coding sequence TTGAAACTGTCCCTGCTTTCAAACGTAAATCTGGATTCTCTTATTAGCAGATTGTCAAAGCAGTATGATGTGTATAAAACTGAAGGATATGGGACATGGATACAGGAGATAATAAATCCTGATTCCGGATTGTATTCATTTGGGCCGGATATGGTCTTTATTGTTCTTGACGGAGAAGAAATGTTAAGAGGCCAGAGTGAAAGCAACGAAATTATTGACGTAAATATAAACTATATTGAAGAAGCAGTGAAGAATAATCCCAATATAACCTTCTTTGTGAGCAATATTGATTTGTGGACGGCAAAAATTGAAAGTGCGAAATCCGGGTCAAAGGAAAGAAGGCTTGAATTCCTGTGGGAAGACAGCCTTTTTTTGCTGTGCGAAAAATATAAAAATCTTTATGTTTTTGATATAAAAAGCATTGTGGAGGATAAAGGAAGAGAACAATTTTATTCTAAAAAGCTGTGGTATTTGGGCGGAATAAAATATTCCATGAAGGCGGAAAAATTGCTGGAGCAGTATATTAACAGATGTGTTGCTTCTTTTAAGGGTAAAAGAAAAAAGTGCCTGGTTTTGGACCTCGATAACACCTTGTGGGGCGGCGTTGTAGGAGAAGCCGGTATTGAGGGGATTGAACTTTCGGATTACAAGGAAGGTGCCAGATATAAGGATTTTCAAAGGAAACTCAAGGAAATAAAAGATTTGGGGATAATACTTGCCGTGGTATCCAAAAACAATTTTGATGATGCCATAAAGGTTATAAGGGAACACAAGCATATGGTGTTAAAAGAGGAAGACTTTGTCGCGCTGAAAATAAATTGGGATTTGAAATCCCAAAATATAAGGGATTTATCCGAAGAGCTCAATATTGGACTTGATTCCATGGTGTTTATTGACGATAATCCGGTGGAAAGGGAAAGTGTAAAAAGGGAGCTTCCTGAGGTGGTTGTACCGGATTTTCCGCAGGACAGTTCGGAACTTGTGGATTTTGCAACTGAACTTTACAATAATTATTTCTATACATTGGACACGACTTATGAAGATACCGTGAAAACCGAAATATACCGTCAGAATATGAAACGAAGGGACGCACAAAAATCCAGTGCTTCGTATGAAGATTTTCTAAGGTCTTTGGAAACCAGGATTGAGATTCGCAGAATAAATGCGGAAAATGTTCAGCGGGCTGCGCAGCTTACACAAAAAACCAATCAGTTCAACTTGACTACAAAAAGGTATAGCGAACAGGAACTTCTGGCTTTAATAAATGACCAAGGATTTGAAGGATTTGTGGCTTATGTCAGTGACAAATTCGGGGACAACGGAATGGTAAGTGTGGTAATAACAAGACGCAAAAGCGACAGCGAAGTTGAACTGGACACCTTTTTGCTAAGCTGTAGGGTCATGGGCAGGTTTATCGAAGACCGGATAATAGGTTTCATTGAGGATTTATATAAAAAAGCCGGTTATAAGAAATTCATTACATATTACAGGCCAACGGAAAAAAACGCTCCGGTAAAGGATTTGTTTGAAAGGCTGGGTTATACGCTTTTGGATGTTGACCCAGAAGGAAATAAAAAATATGTTTTGGATTTCGAAAGGTTAAGTGAGTGTTCCAGAAAAGAATTCGGGGAGCTGATAGCATTATGA
- the pseH gene encoding UDP-4-amino-4,6-dideoxy-N-acetyl-beta-L-altrosamine N-acetyltransferase, producing MDNDKLKDGYVNFINILNLDDMYVKKMREWRNQDFVRQRMFNREIITEEEHARFIEHLKDNREKNYYVCFLGNKPFGVLYYEFFRKNNNLEFGYYLTEQEFINSGLGIVMEYSLLNHAFYDLKVNKVFCRTLSSNEKVVSLHMNFGFETEGILRQHVRINDGYEDITIQAINERAWAQNRPKIEKYLRVIVDVDKIGPITGRS from the coding sequence GTGGACAATGATAAGCTGAAAGACGGATATGTGAATTTTATAAACATTCTTAATCTTGACGATATGTACGTAAAAAAGATGAGAGAGTGGCGCAATCAGGATTTTGTAAGGCAGAGAATGTTTAACCGGGAAATTATTACGGAAGAAGAACATGCGAGATTTATTGAGCATTTGAAGGATAACAGGGAAAAAAATTATTACGTTTGTTTTTTAGGCAACAAACCCTTTGGAGTATTGTATTATGAGTTTTTTAGAAAGAATAACAATCTTGAATTCGGTTATTACCTGACTGAGCAGGAATTTATAAACAGCGGTCTTGGGATAGTTATGGAATATTCATTGTTAAACCATGCGTTTTATGACTTGAAGGTAAATAAAGTGTTTTGCAGAACACTGTCGAGCAATGAAAAAGTTGTAAGCTTGCATATGAACTTCGGTTTTGAGACGGAAGGGATACTTAGGCAGCATGTTAGAATAAATGACGGCTATGAGGATATAACAATACAGGCTATAAACGAAAGAGCCTGGGCTCAGAACAGGCCAAAGATTGAGAAATATCTTAGAGTGATAGTGGACGTTGATAAAATAGGTCCTATAACCGGGAGGAGCTGA
- a CDS encoding PIG-L deacetylase family protein yields MSNILVVAAHPDDELLGVGGTICRHVNNGDVADCLILGEGMTSRAEKREDWDKNTLSELKSQTLKAAEILGFRNVYFSDFPDNRFDSVDLLDIIKEVDKYIQRLKPQIIYTHHYGDLNIDHRRTFEAVITASRPVGEYPVKEIYCFETPSSTEWNFKYGGNVFKPNVFIGIDDTIDAKLKAMECYKSEIRDYPHPRSIKALEIIAARWGTVVGKKYAEAFELIRKVV; encoded by the coding sequence ATGAGTAATATATTGGTTGTGGCGGCACATCCCGATGATGAACTGCTTGGAGTCGGAGGTACGATTTGCAGACACGTCAATAACGGAGATGTGGCAGATTGCCTGATTTTAGGCGAAGGTATGACTTCCCGGGCGGAAAAAAGAGAAGATTGGGACAAAAACACCTTAAGTGAGCTGAAAAGTCAGACGCTGAAGGCCGCTGAGATTCTTGGATTTAGAAATGTTTACTTTTCCGATTTTCCCGACAACCGGTTTGATTCCGTGGATTTGCTGGACATTATAAAGGAAGTGGACAAGTATATTCAAAGACTCAAACCTCAAATAATATATACCCATCACTATGGAGATTTGAATATTGACCACAGAAGAACCTTTGAAGCGGTAATTACTGCTTCAAGGCCTGTGGGAGAATACCCGGTAAAAGAAATATACTGTTTTGAGACTCCGTCATCCACTGAATGGAATTTTAAATATGGAGGCAATGTATTTAAACCTAATGTTTTTATAGGTATTGACGATACAATTGATGCCAAACTTAAGGCTATGGAGTGTTATAAATCCGAGATAAGAGATTATCCCCATCCGAGGTCGATAAAAGCATTGGAAATAATTGCAGCAAGGTGGGGAACGGTAGTGGGCAAAAAATATGCGGAAGCCTTTGAATTGATCAGAAAAGTTGTCTGA
- a CDS encoding dTDP-glucose 4,6-dehydratase encodes MNILVTGGAGFIGRWVVKRLLEDGHKVWVLDDLSNGQRKNIEEFLSNPNFAGFVEGDIKNIPVLETLFENKFDICYHLAASINVQDSIDDPGTTFQNDVVGTFNVLEQCRKHNTKIVFMSTCMVYDRANDENGITEAHPTKPASPYAGSKIAGENMVLSYWYAYKLPAVVIRPFNTYGPMQKSSGEGGVVAIFIRRNLEGLPLNIYGDGCQTRDLLYVEDCAEFVVRAGYSDRVNGEIINAGLGRDISINDLALLIAKDKEKIVHVPHIHPQSEIAKLLCNYQKAKELLGWTPKVSLEEGIKRTEEWIRSTLAT; translated from the coding sequence TTGAACATATTGGTAACTGGAGGAGCCGGATTTATAGGGCGCTGGGTGGTTAAAAGACTTTTGGAGGACGGACACAAGGTATGGGTTTTGGACGACCTTTCCAACGGTCAGCGCAAAAATATCGAAGAATTTCTGTCAAATCCCAACTTTGCCGGATTTGTTGAAGGTGACATTAAAAACATTCCTGTTCTTGAAACCCTTTTTGAAAACAAGTTTGACATATGCTATCACCTGGCGGCGAGTATTAACGTGCAGGACAGCATTGACGACCCGGGTACAACATTTCAAAATGATGTGGTGGGTACTTTCAATGTGCTGGAACAATGCAGAAAGCACAACACTAAAATTGTTTTCATGAGCACCTGCATGGTGTATGACAGGGCAAACGATGAAAACGGAATAACCGAGGCCCATCCCACAAAACCGGCCTCTCCCTATGCGGGCAGCAAGATTGCAGGAGAGAATATGGTTTTGTCTTACTGGTACGCCTATAAGCTGCCGGCGGTGGTTATACGCCCCTTCAATACTTACGGTCCTATGCAGAAATCCAGCGGTGAGGGCGGCGTTGTGGCGATTTTCATAAGGAGGAATTTGGAAGGACTTCCTCTCAATATATATGGGGACGGATGCCAGACAAGAGATCTTCTTTATGTTGAAGACTGTGCGGAATTTGTTGTACGGGCAGGATATTCCGACAGAGTAAACGGAGAAATAATAAATGCCGGACTGGGAAGGGATATAAGTATAAATGATCTTGCCCTTTTGATAGCAAAGGACAAAGAAAAAATAGTACATGTGCCCCATATTCATCCCCAAAGCGAGATAGCGAAGCTTCTGTGCAACTATCAAAAGGCCAAAGAGCTTTTGGGATGGACACCGAAAGTTTCTTTGGAGGAAGGCATAAAAAGAACCGAAGAGTGGATAAGAAGCACGCTTGCAACTTAA
- a CDS encoding cytidylyltransferase domain-containing protein, with amino-acid sequence MKTGAVVQTRMGSTRLPGKVMMNLCGKPVIDHVIDRLKQSKLLDDIIIATTTSEKDKVIVEQAKKNGVKWFCGSEEDVLSRYYYAAKENNLDTVVRITSDCPLIDPVLLDKVVEFYFSGNYTLVTNAGNDLTQRTYPRGLDVEVFSFKVLEDAFNNADKSYQREHVTPYMYETYGQSVYYYKNNTDYSNLRWTLDTIEDFELIAIIYDKLYDKYNGKFGFEEVLEFIKSNPELCKINAHVEQKKVM; translated from the coding sequence ATGAAAACAGGGGCTGTTGTACAAACAAGAATGGGCTCAACACGACTGCCCGGCAAGGTTATGATGAATTTATGCGGCAAGCCGGTAATAGACCATGTGATAGACAGGCTGAAGCAGTCAAAGCTTTTGGATGATATAATTATTGCAACCACTACATCGGAGAAAGACAAGGTAATAGTGGAACAGGCGAAAAAAAACGGGGTAAAATGGTTTTGCGGCAGTGAAGAAGATGTGTTGTCAAGGTATTATTATGCGGCAAAAGAAAACAACCTTGATACAGTTGTTCGTATTACTTCGGACTGTCCGCTGATTGATCCTGTGCTTTTGGATAAAGTGGTGGAATTTTATTTTTCAGGCAATTATACGTTGGTAACCAATGCAGGAAATGATTTGACCCAGAGAACATATCCCAGAGGGCTTGATGTTGAGGTATTTTCCTTTAAAGTACTGGAAGATGCCTTTAATAATGCTGATAAAAGCTATCAGAGAGAGCATGTTACTCCCTATATGTATGAAACTTATGGTCAAAGTGTATACTACTATAAAAATAACACGGATTATTCCAATCTCAGATGGACACTGGATACAATCGAAGACTTTGAGTTGATTGCAATAATTTATGATAAATTATATGACAAATATAACGGAAAATTCGGATTTGAAGAAGTACTGGAATTTATAAAATCCAATCCGGAACTTTGCAAAATCAATGCACATGTTGAGCAGAAAAAAGTGATGTGA
- a CDS encoding pseudaminic acid biosynthesis-associated methylase yields MMTNLQEKTWAGQFGKDYTDRCTFSPEELDSLYKREYGISREEMNTRFLSGLGLENKRILEVGCNVGNQLRMLQRMGFNNLYGIELQQYAIEKAKALTKRINIIHGVADDIPFKDGYFDMVFTSGVLIHISPGNINRVLDEIYRCSREYIWGFEYYADDYTEVNYRGHESLLWKTNFPKLYLDRFPELELVKEEKFKYLYNDNVDVMFLLRKRK; encoded by the coding sequence ATGATGACCAACTTGCAGGAAAAAACATGGGCAGGCCAGTTTGGCAAAGATTATACCGACAGGTGCACGTTTTCACCTGAAGAGCTTGACAGTTTGTATAAAAGAGAATATGGCATAAGCAGGGAGGAGATGAACACCAGGTTTTTATCGGGATTGGGGCTTGAGAACAAGAGAATTTTGGAAGTTGGGTGCAATGTTGGCAATCAGCTGAGAATGCTTCAAAGAATGGGATTTAACAATCTATATGGAATAGAACTTCAGCAGTATGCCATTGAAAAGGCAAAAGCTCTTACCAAACGGATAAATATTATTCATGGAGTTGCGGACGATATACCTTTTAAAGACGGATATTTCGACATGGTGTTTACCAGCGGGGTGTTAATTCACATTTCACCCGGCAATATAAACCGGGTGCTTGATGAAATATACCGCTGCAGCCGGGAATATATCTGGGGATTTGAATACTATGCCGATGACTATACCGAAGTGAATTACAGAGGACATGAAAGTCTTCTTTGGAAAACAAATTTCCCAAAGCTTTATCTTGACAGATTTCCCGAATTGGAACTGGTGAAGGAGGAAAAATTTAAATATCTGTATAATGATAATGTGGATGTGATGTTTTTACTCAGGAAGAGAAAATAA
- a CDS encoding acyl carrier protein — protein sequence MEKLIELVAEVLNLDKESISLETSRENTSAWDSLNHIRLVAEVEERFNIKIPFEKVPYIKKVGDFLEYIRE from the coding sequence ATGGAAAAGCTGATAGAACTGGTGGCGGAAGTATTGAATCTTGACAAAGAAAGTATAAGTCTTGAAACTTCAAGAGAGAACACTTCGGCATGGGATTCATTGAATCACATCAGGTTGGTGGCCGAGGTCGAAGAACGGTTTAATATAAAAATTCCTTTTGAAAAGGTGCCGTATATAAAAAAAGTGGGTGATTTTCTAGAATATATCAGGGAGTGA
- the pseG gene encoding UDP-2,4-diacetamido-2,4,6-trideoxy-beta-L-altropyranose hydrolase — MLNIGIRVDGSANIGMGHIMRCLSLAKGFRNAGANVYFLSRFEQGISRIRQDNFEVLEMPYRKSRNSGGFFYGDASELEEDAEEIICRIRAFNLDVLIIDSYNVSREFFLKLKPHVRKLCYIDDLNKFVYPVDVLINGNITAPALNYAKYSDDELMLLGLKYNLIRDEFKNLPERIINRDVREIMITTGGSDPFNLTLRLANAILPEEEFKDVRINIVVGSGFTNADKFRELSERNPNVVLHENVLRMSEVMLKSDVAISAGGSTLYELCACGTPALAVVIADNQREMVDMLSSEGYIISLGWHEELDDRELLRKVKSLCGDYEKRVLFSRKMQKLVDGEGVKRVVEEIMKITS, encoded by the coding sequence ATGCTGAATATAGGAATCAGAGTTGACGGAAGTGCCAATATCGGCATGGGACATATAATGCGCTGCCTGTCGCTGGCAAAAGGATTTAGAAATGCCGGCGCCAATGTATATTTCTTAAGCCGGTTTGAACAGGGAATTTCAAGGATAAGGCAGGACAACTTTGAAGTTTTGGAAATGCCGTACCGAAAAAGCAGGAATTCGGGAGGCTTTTTCTATGGAGATGCTTCGGAGCTGGAGGAAGACGCGGAAGAAATAATCTGCCGAATTAGAGCATTTAATCTGGATGTGCTGATTATTGACTCCTATAACGTCAGCCGGGAGTTTTTTTTGAAGCTGAAGCCGCATGTAAGAAAGCTTTGCTACATTGATGATCTTAATAAATTTGTATATCCTGTGGATGTGCTGATAAACGGAAACATTACAGCCCCAGCATTAAATTATGCCAAATACAGCGATGACGAGCTTATGCTTTTGGGCTTGAAATATAATCTCATAAGGGATGAATTTAAAAATTTGCCCGAGAGAATAATAAACAGGGATGTGCGGGAAATAATGATAACAACAGGAGGCTCAGACCCTTTTAACCTGACTCTGAGGCTTGCAAATGCCATCCTGCCGGAAGAAGAATTTAAAGATGTGAGAATCAATATTGTTGTGGGCAGCGGTTTTACCAATGCGGACAAGTTTAGAGAGCTGTCCGAAAGAAACCCGAATGTTGTATTGCATGAAAATGTTTTGCGAATGTCGGAAGTAATGCTAAAATCCGATGTTGCAATATCTGCAGGGGGAAGCACATTGTATGAGCTTTGCGCCTGCGGGACACCTGCCCTGGCTGTTGTTATTGCTGATAACCAAAGGGAAATGGTGGATATGTTGTCTTCCGAAGGTTACATAATCAGCCTGGGCTGGCATGAAGAGCTTGATGACAGGGAGCTTTTGCGAAAGGTTAAGTCTTTGTGCGGGGATTATGAAAAAAGAGTGCTTTTCAGCAGAAAGATGCAAAAGCTGGTGGACGGAGAAGGGGTAAAACGTGTGGTTGAGGAAATAATGAAAATAACTTCGTGA